The uncultured Bacteroides sp. genome includes the window TATTCCTCAGCTCGATAAAAGTTTTAGTAGGGGATTTACTTCTTATTTTCTTCATGGTCGTTCGGAAGATGTGTTTTCATTCGATACTCCCAAATCGCTTGGTGAGGAGATGGGAACAGTGAAAGAGATACGTGGCAACTACCTCACTGTAGCAGGGGTGAAACCTTTCAATAATGGAGACGGACTGTGTTACCTTGACGAGCAAGGGCATCTGCAAGGTTTTCGCATCAACCGTGTAGATACGAATAAACTCTATCTGCAGGAGGTGCCGAAGATAAAACCACATACCAAGCTTTATCGTAATTTCGATCAGGAGTTTGAGCGTGTGTTATCGCATGAATCGGCTAAACGAAAAATATCGATTGAAGTGTTATTGTCTGAAAATAATTATGGGTTCTCTCTTTCTCTGAAAGATGAGGATGAGAACAGCGTAACTCTCGTTCTTCCCGGAGAAAAAGAATTGGCCCGTACCCCGCAGGATAAGAATTTGAAAGAACAGTTAAGTAAGTTGGGTAACACTCCTTTCGAAATAAGTAGAGTTGATATTGATTTTACGTCCAATTGGTTTTTACCCGCATCTGCCTTGGCCGGCCTGCGACGCAATGCAGTAGAAAAACTGATAGCTGCCCGAAAAATAACATATCGTCGAGAGTTGGCGGTACATAAGCCTGTGAAAGCAGTTTATCCTCAAAGTGAATTGACTTATCTGGGAAATGTAATGAATTCAAGATCGGTTTCTTTTTATCTTGATCATGGAGTGAAGAACATTGCGCCTGCTTATGAACAGCAGCCGGTGGAAGATGCGGTATTGATGTTTTGCAAGCATTGTTTAAAATATAGCATGGGCTGGTGTCCGAACCTGCAAAGGGGGCATTCTCTTTATAAAGAACCTTATTATTTGGTGGCAACAGATGGTAAACGTTTCCGCTTGAGCTTTGATTGTAAAAATTGTCAGATGAAAGTGAGTGCAGTATGAAGAATTTAGTGGGATTTCTGCTATTATTGCTGAGTTTGGCCTCGTGCCATTATCCCCGCGAAAAAGGTAATATTAGTGTAGTAAGGAAGAATACTAATCTCGAGGTCTATTCCGATTCAGTGGAGTTGGAACGTCTTCCTATTAAAAATGCTTATGTCCAATTGTATAAGGGGGCACCTGTAGTGGTAGCTGAAATCGCTGTGCATCCCAAAGATAGTATAGATAGTATTTGGATAAAGGTAGCTCATACACAGGAGGCACAAGGGTGGATTCGTGAAAAGGAGTTGGTGCAATCGTTTGTTCCTATAGATATTATTTCGCAATTTATTCATCTTTTCAGCGATACGCATGCTTCGTACTTTGTTATCATTTTTACTCTTTTCGTTCTTTTTTGGCTCTTTCGGGCTTTCAGGAAGAAACAGCTTCAGTTAGTTTACTTCAATGATATTGATAGTGTTTACCCGTTGTTTCTTTGTTTGCTGATGGCTTTTAGTGCCACTCTTTATGAGTCTATTCAAGTATTTGCACCTGAAACCTGGCAATACTATTACTTTAATCCTACATTATCGCCTTTTAAGGTTCCGTTCATTCTTTCTGCTTTTCTTATTAGCATCTGGCTGTTTATTGTTGTGACGTTGGCTGTTCTTGATGATTTGTTTCATCAGCTAAATCCGGCGACAGCTTTTTTCTACTTAT containing:
- a CDS encoding U32 family peptidase; amino-acid sequence: MIKPRKIELLAPAKNLECGMAAVNHGADAVYIGAPKFGARAAAGNSMEDIAALVAHAHLYNVRIYVAVNTILKEEELDETEAMIGELYRIGVDALIVQDMGITRMNLPPVPLHASTQTDNRTAEKVTFLAEAGFRQIVLARELSLSEIRSIHEACPLVSLEVFVHGSLCVSYSGQCYVSQACFGRSANRGECAQFCRLPFNMVDADGKVIAKDKHLLSLKDLNQSEELEGLLDAGVTSLKIEGRLKDVSYVKNVTAAYRQKLDALFARRSEYIRASSGTCRYEFIPQLDKSFSRGFTSYFLHGRSEDVFSFDTPKSLGEEMGTVKEIRGNYLTVAGVKPFNNGDGLCYLDEQGHLQGFRINRVDTNKLYLQEVPKIKPHTKLYRNFDQEFERVLSHESAKRKISIEVLLSENNYGFSLSLKDEDENSVTLVLPGEKELARTPQDKNLKEQLSKLGNTPFEISRVDIDFTSNWFLPASALAGLRRNAVEKLIAARKITYRRELAVHKPVKAVYPQSELTYLGNVMNSRSVSFYLDHGVKNIAPAYEQQPVEDAVLMFCKHCLKYSMGWCPNLQRGHSLYKEPYYLVATDGKRFRLSFDCKNCQMKVSAV